A segment of the Chloroflexota bacterium genome:
ACGGCCGCACCTATGGCGTGCGCGGCCGGGAGCTGGAGGAACGCAAGCGGTTCGTGCTGGAGATGGCGGGGCTGGTCGGCCGGGAGCGGGAGCTCACTCGCAACCTCTCGGGCGGATGGAAGCAGCGGCTGGCGCTGGGGGCCGCCATCCTGCACCGCCCCCGCATCCTGTTCCTGGACGAGCCCACCGCCGGCGTCGATCCGGTCTCCCGCCGCCAGTTCTGGGATCTGCTCTATCAACTGGCGGACGAGGGCACCACGATCTTCGTCACGACGCACTACATGGACGAGGCGGAGCATTGTCACCGGCTGGCGTTCATCCACCGAGGGCGCATCGTCGCGCAGGGTACCCCGGTCGAGATCAAGACGCATCAGATGCGCGGGCAGGTGATCGAGATCGTTTGCGAGCCCACGGAGGCGGCCCTGATCGCGCTGCGCGCCATGGACCGGTTCGACGAGGTGGCCCTCTACGGCGCGCGGATCCACGTCGCCGCCCCGAACATCGCCCAGCAAGAGGATGCGATCCGAGCCACCCTGCTGAAGGCGGGGGTACGGATCATCGACATGAGCATCATCCCCCCCTCTCTGGAGGACGTGTTCATCTCCCGCCTCCGTTAGCGAGTGGGGATTTCACGAGAGGTGAGGCATGGTCAAGCGGATTCTCTTCGTTGTGATCCTGATCGCCGTGCTAGGTATAGGGGCATGGCAGGGATATCGCTTCGTGCAACGTCGGCCCGAAGCGGTGCAGCAGGTCCTGACCGACCTGGAGTTTACCACCGGAGCGGACACGGGTCACCTGAAAGCGTCGGGCATCATCGAGGCACATCAGATCGAGGTGGCGCCCGAGATGGGCGGGGTGATCGTAGAGCTGCCCGTGCATGAGGGGGACCTGGTGGAGGAGGGCCAGCTGCTGGTTCAGATGGACACGGACGTGATCGACGCGCAGCTGGAGCAGGCGGCCGCCGCGGTGGCGGTGGCCCAGGCCCAGTTGGAGCTGGTGAAGGCCGGCCCCCGTGAGGAGCAGCTGCGGCAGGCCGAGGCAGCGGTACGCCTGGCCGAGGCCTCCCGCGACGCGGCGCGCCAGGCGTGGGAGGACGCCAAGGAGCTGCGCGACCACCCCCAGGAGCTGGATCTGCAACTGATCACCGCCCGGGTGGAGGTCGCGATCGCCGAAAAGCAGGTGCTGGCGGCACAGGCCAACGCCCGTGCCATGGATCTGGAGCATGAGATGTGGGGTCGCATG
Coding sequences within it:
- a CDS encoding ABC transporter ATP-binding protein, whose translation is MSTSDKLAIVTQELTKRFGSFTAVDRINFSVREGEIFGFLGPNGSGKTTTIRMLLGLLRPTSGSAQILGYDVARQTGQVRQIAGYMSQRFSLYDDLTVTENLNFYGRTYGVRGRELEERKRFVLEMAGLVGRERELTRNLSGGWKQRLALGAAILHRPRILFLDEPTAGVDPVSRRQFWDLLYQLADEGTTIFVTTHYMDEAEHCHRLAFIHRGRIVAQGTPVEIKTHQMRGQVIEIVCEPTEAALIALRAMDRFDEVALYGARIHVAAPNIAQQEDAIRATLLKAGVRIIDMSIIPPSLEDVFISRLR